The genomic DNA TGAGTTCGATGCTATCTTATCATGAAGAGATGGATTGTCAAGTCCATCCAAGGAAGAAACTGCTTTTATCCTATAAAATCGTTCAAAGGTGTGGCGTTATATAATTTCTATTAGTTTTTGGATTGGCATGTGATAAGTAGGAGTCCGTACTCTTCGCTGCGGCCAACCGCTTTCCACGGGATGTGCGGTGAGCCTCCTCATTCTTGCAGGGTTTCACCCTGCCCGCTTGGCACGTTGGAGTCAGTTGGCTTCCGCTTCTAACACTCTGTAGTGAAAAGTGGAAGTTACCGTAGAAAGAAAAGAAGGACTTTATATACGTTTGATTTTCTGATCATTGTTGTAAGCAGGTCAAGTTGTCTACCCGTTCCTTCGGTTCTACCCATGGTGAAGGGTGGTTTCAGGTCGGGGATCATCATTTTTGTTCAGTGCAAAAAAACAACTCACTTGAACCAGCCTTTCTCCTTCGATTGGGTAATGGCTTCGATCCTATTTTTCACGCCTAGTTTTTCAAGGATGGTTGAGATATAATTGCGGACGGTCCCTGCCTTCAAACTGAGTTCATCGGCGATTTCCTGCGTGTTTTTCCCATCTGCGACGAGCCATAGGACCTCTTTCTCACGATCGGTCAATGGATTTTCTTCCCCATAGACATCATCCATGAGTTCTGGTGCAAACATCCTCTTACCGTCCATGACGAGACGTATGGATTGAGCCAGTTCTTCACTGGGACTATCTTTCAGAAGATATCCCTTCACCCCTGCCTTCAGGGCGCGTTGAAAATACCCTGATCGTGCAAAGGTGGTCAAGATGATGACCCTGCAGTCCGTGTCTTTCAGTCTTTCTGCTGCTTCCAGGCCGGTCATCTTGGGCATTTCGATATCCATCATGCATATATCAGGACGTAGTTCCCGAACGAGCGAGAGCGCTTCTTCCCCGTCTCCTGCCATCCCTACGACTTCCATATCATCCTCGAGGTTCAAGAGGGAACCAAGGGCCCCCAGCATCATCCTCTGATCTTCTGCAATCACGATTGAAATCAATTGTAACCCTCCCTGTTTGTATCTTTTATTACTTTAGGCACGATCATTGTCAGAGTGGTGCCATCTTCTCCTTCGATTCCAAGCTCTCCGTTCACGAAGTCGAGCCGCTCACGGATTCCAATCAATCCGCTCCCTTTTGATTTGCGGTAATCCTTAGGGATGCCTTTACCGTTATCAGAAAGAACGAATCTAAGGCTATCATGGCTTTCCACCACCCTGAGTGTACACTCTGTGGCGCCGCTATGCTTAACGATATTTGTAACGGCTTCCTTCAGGCACATACTGAGGATATTCTCAAGGAACAGCGATATATTGGGGAGCGGTTCCTCGTATTCAGGGATGAACCGGATGTCGGCAGCTGACAAGAGCTGACGGATCCGGATGAATTCATCCTCGAGCCGGATACCCCTCATCTGTGATACGAGTGTCCGGACTTCGCTCAACGCCGTCCGTGCCGTCTGCTGGACATCCATGAGCTCGCTCTTCGCCTGCTCCGGATTCTTTTCAACCAGCTTTCTGGCAAGATCACTTTTCAATCCGATCAATGATAATTTCTGACCCAGGGTGTCGTGGAGATCCCTTGCGATCCGCTGCCGTTCTTCCTGCTTCACCAATTCCGAGATCCGTTTATTGGCGTCCTCGAGTTGCTCTTCTAACTGCCCTTGTTTGTTTCGATTGAAAATATTGAAAGGAAGCAGAATCACACTGATCCAAATGATCAGGATAAAAGGAAACTGAGAGAGGAAAACCTCATGCTGGAGGACGAATTTATAATTGATCGATGCCGTTGTGAGGACCAAATGCACCACATATAGCGTCAGGAACGCCGCCCGGTTCCGTATATTCCCATTGTAATAGGCGATATAAAAGGCAAAATAGATAAAATTGAATTGCACGGTCATCGTGATGGAAATGGCGATCAGGATCCCTGTCCACAAATACACCGGCCACCTGCTCGACAGGAAGGCAAACCGCAACGATATGAAAAACATGATCGTCAGGATGATACCGGTGATGATTTCCATGGTGGAGGAAGATTGAAAAATGAAGTAAAACGGCAGAATCGACGCAATGGCCCACACATAAGGTGACGTGCCTGAACCTTTGAGCTTCCCTGTGGAAATGTTCATCATGATTCCTCTTTTCCTTTCAGACATAAAGCCCTTAATATTTCCTTTTTTGAATGGCTTTTTGTTTTTGCATCACGTCATACGATTTATGTATGATATCGCTTAACACGTCACCTTTATAAACACGGCCGATTTTTGTGTTCTCTTGATAGTATTCGACAATCTCATCCAATTTCTCCGACGTTTCCGGGTCAATCCTTACATTAAGCTGCATCTTCCCTTGATTTGACAACATTTATCTCCACCTTTCATC from Rossellomorea marisflavi includes the following:
- a CDS encoding response regulator transcription factor yields the protein MISIVIAEDQRMMLGALGSLLNLEDDMEVVGMAGDGEEALSLVRELRPDICMMDIEMPKMTGLEAAERLKDTDCRVIILTTFARSGYFQRALKAGVKGYLLKDSPSEELAQSIRLVMDGKRMFAPELMDDVYGEENPLTDREKEVLWLVADGKNTQEIADELSLKAGTVRNYISTILEKLGVKNRIEAITQSKEKGWFK
- a CDS encoding sensor histidine kinase, whose amino-acid sequence is MMNISTGKLKGSGTSPYVWAIASILPFYFIFQSSSTMEIITGIILTIMFFISLRFAFLSSRWPVYLWTGILIAISITMTVQFNFIYFAFYIAYYNGNIRNRAAFLTLYVVHLVLTTASINYKFVLQHEVFLSQFPFILIIWISVILLPFNIFNRNKQGQLEEQLEDANKRISELVKQEERQRIARDLHDTLGQKLSLIGLKSDLARKLVEKNPEQAKSELMDVQQTARTALSEVRTLVSQMRGIRLEDEFIRIRQLLSAADIRFIPEYEEPLPNISLFLENILSMCLKEAVTNIVKHSGATECTLRVVESHDSLRFVLSDNGKGIPKDYRKSKGSGLIGIRERLDFVNGELGIEGEDGTTLTMIVPKVIKDTNREGYN